One Brassica oleracea var. oleracea cultivar TO1000 chromosome C7, BOL, whole genome shotgun sequence genomic window carries:
- the LOC106301509 gene encoding probable eukaryotic translation initiation factor 5-2 — MALENIGASNRNDEFYRYKMPMMVTKTEGKGNGIKTNIVNNVDIAKALGRPASYTTKYFGCQLGAQSKFDEKTGTSLVNGSHSTPKLTSLLEAFIKRYVQCYGCGNPETEIIINTKIQMVNLKCAACGYISECDIRDKLTTFILKNPPDAKKEAKDKKAMRRAEKERLKEGEAADDAHKKLKKKAPSNGKEHADDENIIPKHLENAHEVDDDDDDDDDDGIQWQTDTSREAAEKRMKEQLSAATAEMVMLSVKKEEEKSLVQEEMKEYLKKGLPLSQLKTFISSLSEPPQDVMDALFNALFDGVGKDFLKQVMKKKKYLVAATQEEGGSQMHLLNSIGSFCGKSGNEEAAKEVAQVLMALYDEDIVEEEFVLEWYQRGPSGVDKSSLVWKNVKPFVVWLQSVEFESQEED; from the coding sequence ATGGCGCTGGAGAACATTGGTGCTTCCAACCGTAACGATGAGTTTTACAGGTACAAGATGCCTATGATGGTTACCAAAACTGAAGGCAAAGGTAACGGCATCAAGACCAACATTGTCAACAACGTCGACATTGCAAAGGCCTTGGGGAGACCTGCATCTTACACTACCAAGTACTTTGGTTGTCAGCTTGGTGCTCAGTCCAAGTTTGATGAGAAGACCGGGACTTCACTTGTGAATGGATCTCACAGCACGCCTAAGCTTACTTCTCTTCTGGAGGCTTTTATTAAGAGGTATGTTCAGTGTTATGGGTGTGGGAACCCTGAGACTGAGATTATTATTAATACAAAGATTCAGATGGTGAACTTGAAGTGTGCTGCTTGTGGGTATATCTCTGAGTGTGACATAAGGGATAAACTGACTACGTTCATTCTGAAAAACCCACCGGATGCGAAGAAGGAGGCCAAGGATAAGAAAGCTATGAGGAGAGCTGAGAAGGAGAGGCTTAAAGAAGGTGAAGCAGCTGATGACGCCCACAAAAAGCTTAAGAAGAAAGCACCTTCTAACGGGAAGGAGCATGCTGATGATGAGAATATCATACCGAAGCATTTGGAGAATGCTCATGAGGTGGATGATGATGATGATGATGATGATGATGATGGTATTCAGTGGCAAACAGATACTTCTAGAGAAGCTGCTGAGAAAAGAATGAAGGAACAGTTGAGTGCTGCTACTGCTGAGATGGTGATGCTCTCTGTAAAAAAAGAAGAGGAGAAGAGTCTCGTGCAGGAGGAGATGAAAGAGTATCTGAAGAAAGGTTTACCTTTAAGCCAGCTCAAAACGTTCATCTCCTCTCTCTCTGAGCCTCCTCAAGATGTCATGGACGCACTTTTCAACGCTCTCTTTGATGGTGTGGGCAAAGACTTTCTCAAACAAGTTATGAAGAAGAAGAAGTACTTAGTGGCTGCAACGCAAGAGGAAGGAGGATCACAGATGCATCTGCTCAACTCTATCGGATCATTCTGTGGAAAGAGTGGAAACGAAGAGGCGGCTAAAGAGGTGGCTCAGGTTCTTATGGCATTGTACGATGAAGACATTGTTGAGGAAGAGTTTGTGCTGGAATGGTACCAAAGGGGTCCGAGCGGAGTGGACAAGAGCTCGCTTGTTTGGAAGAATGTTAAGCCTTTTGTGGTGTGGCTACAGAGCGTTGAGTTCGAGTCCCAAGAGGAGGATTGA
- the LOC106303849 gene encoding MATE efflux family protein DTX1-like produces MSETSKLETFHPEASEGCSLETSGLKVSEGCCSKTLMQSIFHELKVQMRIGLPLVAMNLLWFGKITSTSVFLGRQGKHNLAGGSLGFSFANATGFAVLYGISAAMEPICGQAFGAKNFKLLHKTLLMAVFLLLLISIPISLLWLNVDKILISFGQKEDISYIAKRYLLYLLPDLPVLSLLCPLKAYLSSQGVTLPIMYTTAAATSLHIPINIFLSRAKGIQGVAMAVWITDLIVVILLTGYVIVAEGLKDNKWKQGGLLDQRGQDWLNLIKLSGPCCLTVCLEWWCYEILVILAGRLPNPEESVSTLVILLNFDYLLYAVMLSLGTCVATRVSNELGANNPKGAYRAAYTTLVVGVVSGCVGALVMIACRGVWGSLYASHDLMIINGVKKLMLIMAVFEVINFPLLVCGEIVRATAKPLLGMYANLGGFYLLALPLGVSLAFKAKLGLVGFLIGVLVGASVCFSTLLIFIAGIDWEKEAGKAHILTYDAEGEQSLQGSKQDMISI; encoded by the coding sequence ATGTCAGAGACATCGAAGTTAGAAACTTTTCATCCAGAAGCCTCTGAAGGGTGTTCTTTGGAGACTTCTGGATTGAAAGTCTCCGAAGGGTGTTGTTCAAAGACCTTGATGCAGAGCATTTTTCATGAGCTCAAGGTACAAATGAGAATAGGTCTACCATTGGTGGCTATGAACTTATTGTGGTTTGGTAAGATAACAAGTACATCTGTGTTTCTTGGCCGTCAAGGCAAGCATAACCTAGCCGGTGGCTCGTTAGGGTTTTCATTTGCGAACGCTACTGGTTTTGCTGTTTTATACGGAATCTCTGCTGCAATGGAACCCATATGTGGCCAAGCGTTCGGAGCCAAGAACTTTAAGCTTCTCCACAAAACCCTTTTGATGGCGGTGTTCTTGCTTCTCTTGATATCAATCCCTATATCTCTCTTGTGGCTAAACGTTGACAAGATCCTCATCAGTTTTGGTCAAAAAGAAGACATCTCCTACATAGCCAAGAGATACCTTCTCTACCTCCTTCCTGATCTACCAGTTCTCTCTTTGCTTTGTCCCCTTAAGGCTTATTTAAGCTCACAAGGCGTCACTCTCCCCATCATGTACACCACAGCTGCAGCCACTTCTCTTCATATCCCCATCAACATATTCCTCTCTAGAGCAAAGGGAATCCAAGGAGTTGCAATGGCGGTTTGGATAACGGATCTTATCGTCGTGATTCTTCTAACTGGATATGTGATAGTCGCTGAGGGATTGAAAGATAACAAATGGAAACAAGGTGGGTTGCTGGACCAACGTGGTCAAGACTGGCTGAATCTGATCAAGCTTAGTGGACCGTGTTGTCTCACCGTGTGCCTCGAGTGGTGGTGCTACGAGATTTTGGTCATATTAGCCGGGAGGTTACCAAACCCTGAGGAGTCCGTATCCACCTTGGTCATACTACTAAACTTCGACTATTTGCTTTACGCTGTTATGCTTTCCTTGGGGACGTGCGTGGCTACACGAGTGTCTAACGAGCTCGGTGCGAATAATCCAAAAGGAGCTTATAGAGCAGCGTACACTACACTCGTTGTTGGTGTTGTTTCGGGTTGCGTGGGAGCTTTAGTGATGATAGCGTGTAGAGGTGTGTGGGGATCTTTGTACGCTAGCCATGACCTGATGATCATAAACGGTGTGAAGAAGCTGATGCTGATAATGGCCGTTTTTGAGGTTATAAACTTCCCTTTATTGGTGTGTGGAGAGATTGTTCGTGCAACAGCAAAGCCGTTGCTTGGAATGTATGCGAATCTTGGTGGGTTCTACCTGTTGGCTTTGCCCTTAGGGGTGAGTTTGGCGTTTAAAGCTAAACTAGGGCTTGTAGGGTTCTTGATAGGGGTTCTTGTTGGAGCATCTGTTTGTTTCTCGACGTTGCTCATTTTTATTGCAGGGATTGATTGGGAGAAAGAGGCGGGTAAAGCACATATTCTAACTTATGACGCAGAGGGTGAACAAAGTCTACAAGGCTCAAAACAAGATATGATCTCAATATGA
- the LOC106301507 gene encoding probable sodium/metabolite cotransporter BASS6, chloroplastic — protein sequence MNVITTPKETLHLKSKLRLLPRASPAPYRSQRVQLLPLNALSNSSLTSPARIVSLSQGGGSIDLWRRYASDKFSDMGLDPGAGSDKMFNETPTSIVETLKKANSILPHVVLASTVLALLYPPSFTWFTSRYFVPALGFLMFAVGINSNEKDFLEAFKRPKAILLGYVGQYLIKPLLGFIFGLAAVSLFQLPTPIGAGIMLVSCVSGAQLSNYATFLTDPALAPLSIVMTSLSTATAVLVTPMLSLLLIGKKLPVDVRGMVSSILQVVIAPIAAGLLLNKLFPKLSNAIRPFLPVLSVLDTACCVGAPLALNINSVMSPFGAAILLLVTMFHLSAFFSGYFLTGSVFRNAPDAKALQRTLSYETGMQSSLLALALATKFFQDPLVGIPPAISTVVMSLMGFTLVMIWSNGKEQSI from the exons ATGAATGTGATCACAACTCCCAAAGAAACTCTACATCTTAAATCAAAACTTCGTCTTCTACCACGAGCTTCCCCTGCTCCATATCGAAGTCAACGTGTTCAACTTCTCCCGCTCAACGCCTTGTCTAACTCTTCTTTGACTTCTCCAGCTCGCATTGTCTCACTTTCTCAAG GTGGCGGATCGATAGATTTGTGGCGTAGATATGCATCCGACAAGTTCTCAGACATGGGTTTGGATCCTGGAGCTGGTTCAGACAAG ATGTTTAATGAGACGCCTACTTCTATAGTGGAAACATTGAAGAAAGCAAACTCAATTCTTCCTCATGTTGTGTTGGCGAGTACTGTCTTAGCTCTCCTCTATCCTCCTTCTTTCACTTGGTTTACCTCCAG GTACTTTGTTCCCGCGTTAGGCTTCTTGATGTTTGCCGTTGGTATCAATTCAAACGAGAAAGACTTTCTCGAAGCCTTCAAAAGACCAAAAGCTATACTCCTTGGTTACGTTGGACAGTATCTCATCAAGCCTCTCCTTGGTTTCATCTTTGGCTTAGCTGCTGTTTCTCTTTTCCAACTCCCAACTCCTATAGGTGCTGGAATCATGTTGGTTTCGTGTGTTAGTGGAGCTCAGTTATCAAACTACGCTACTTTCTTGACTGATCCAGCATTGGCGCCTCTTAGCATCGTCATGACATCTCTATCAACGGCTACTGCGGTTCTTGTCACACCGATGCTATCACTCTTGCTTATAGGGAAGAAACTACCCGTTGATGTGAGAGGAATGGTATCCAGCATTCTCCAGGTCGTGATCGCACCAATTGCTGCAGGATTGCTACTAAACAA GTTGTTCCCAAAACTATCCAATGCGATCAGACCGTTTCTCCCAGTTCTATCGGTTCTTGACACGGCATGCTGCGTTGGAGCGCCACTCGCGTTGAACATAAACTCGGTTATGTCTCCGTTTGGAGCAGCGATACTTTTGCTAGTAACAATGTTCCATCTCTCAGCTTTCTTCTCTGGATACTTCCTCACCGGATCAGTCTTTAGAAACGCTCCAGACGCTAAAGCCTTGCAAAGAACATTGTCCTACGAAACTG GAATGCAGAGTAGTCTTTTGGCTCTAGCGCTGGCGACTAAGTTCTTTCAAGATCCTCTTGTTGGGATTCCTCCTGCAATATCT ACGGTGGTAATGTCATTGATGGGGTTCACACTCGTTATGATATGGTCTAACGGTAAAGAGCAAAGCATTTAA
- the LOC106304127 gene encoding AT-hook motif nuclear-localized protein 24-like: protein MDGTQSSLPPPFHSRDFQLHLQQQQQQQQQEFFLHHHQQQRNQTDQDDQQGGGGINRQIKMDREETSDNIDNSGSEGKDTNQGEGGSGGGGGSGGDQMTRRPRGRPAGSKNKPKPPIIITRDSANALRTHVMEIGDGCDLVDSVATFARRRQRGVCVMSGTGNVTNVTIRQPGSPSPGSVVSLHGRFEILSLSGSFLPPPAPPNATGLSVYLAGGQGQVVGGSVVGPLLCAGPVVVMAASFSNAAYERLPLEEDEMQTPVHGGGGGGGGGTMESPPMMGGQLPHQQQAMSAHQGLPPNLLGGSAHQGLPQHDNQPYWSTGRPSF, encoded by the coding sequence ATGGATGGAACACAAAGCTCACTCCCTCCTCCGTTCCACTCAAGAGACTTTCAGTTACATCTCCAACAACAACAGCAGCAACAGCAACAAGAGTTCTTCCTCCACCATCACCAGCAACAAAGAAACCAAACCGATCAAGATGACCAACAAGGAGGAGGAGGAATAAACCGACAAATCAAGATGGATCGTGAAGAGACAAGCGACAACATAGACAACAGTGGCAGCGAAGGCAAAGACACAAACCAAGGAGAAGGAGGAAGCGGTGGCGGCGGCGGCTCAGGAGGAGATCAGATGACAAGAAGACCAAGAGGAAGACCAGCTGGATCCAAGAACAAACCAAAGCCTCCGATTATCATCACGCGGGACAGCGCAAACGCGCTTCGAACCCACGTGATGGAGATTGGCGACGGCTGCGATCTTGTCGACAGCGTGGCGACATTCGCGCGCAGACGCCAGAGAGGCGTTTGCGTTATGAGCGGTACTGGAAACGTCACGAACGTCACAATACGTCAGCCTGGATCTCCATCTCCTGGCTCGGTCGTTAGCCTTCACGGAAGGTTCGAGATTCTCTCTCTCTCAGGCTCTTTTTTACCCCCTCCGGCTCCTCCTAACGCCACAGGGTTAAGCGTTTACCTCGCTGGAGGACAAGGACAGGTTGTTGGAGGAAGCGTGGTGGGTCCTTTGCTATGTGCTGGACCTGTGGTGGTCATGGCAGCTTCTTTTAGCAATGCGGCGTACGAGAGGCTTCCGTTAGAGGAAGATGAGATGCAAACGCCGGTTCACGGAGGTGGAGGTGGAGGAGGAGGAGGAACGATGGAGTCTCCCCCGATGATGGGAGGACAACTGCCACATCAGCAACAAGCTATGTCGGCTCATCAAGGGTTACCACCTAATCTTCTTGGTGGTTCAGCTCATCAAGGGTTACCACAGCATGATAATCAGCCTTATTGGTCAACGGGACGACCATCGTTTTGA
- the LOC106301635 gene encoding protein TPX2-like isoform X2, protein MEMEPMVFEVDLEYEFDAARWFDFTREESPAESQSAEFWFHSAPSYTPSPFVTKLLLGEEIPGDMTEAASTKPEDEDFTVHGGEKDGGIYHHPYLNKTGNGMRFGAFSSQQAHKLKKVPNQPIYIGPTVSNHNHPDKPNFRAKSSIRPTPRSSTLMRPTASQLAKQNNASKFHMQADQVHDKGLCGTQVQAAKRQKLDGGLLRKVADTKPEMTFVHKIPKKDITLDRNSQYTRTKITVPQEPDFATSQRAHRLRRKNDENLEQDSTTIHRFKARPFNRKIFDAPSLPIRKKSTPKPTEFQEFHLKTSERAMQHSSAVTTRSSQRNDAYKGSDKTNITDALDGINRESRRPSAMDISKHDVSEGKHVFKARTLNKKILSSRGDMGLFKNSKRETTFPLEFSFHSEKRVQPDLPTDLFSKLSIKPEIKQNSGSRTRFPQAKGFKENRVYSFQAGNEVTRVASGKTVSSAGHIQSGHSGIVPETNQQWTASRSLGIR, encoded by the exons ATGGAAATGGAGCCAATGGTGTTTGAGGTTGATCTGGAGTACGAGTTTGATGCAGCTCGGTGGTTCGATTTCACTCGGGAGGAGTCACCGGCGGAGTCTCAGTCCGCCGAGTTCTGGTTTCATTCTGCTCCCTCCTACACCCCCTCTC CTTTCGTGACAAAATTGTTGCTTGGAGAGGAGATTCCTGGTGATATGACCGAGGCTGCCTCCACGAAACCAGAGGATGAAGACTTTACTGTCCATGGTGGTGAGAAGGATGGAGGTATCTATCACCATCCATATTTGAATAAGACTG GAAATGGAATGCGTTTTGGGGCATTTTCATCCCAACAAGCTCATAAGTTGAAGAAAGTTCCAAACCAACCCATATACATAG GGCCAACGGTTAGCAATCACAACCACCCTGATAAACCAAACTTCCGAGCTAAATCAAGCATCAGACCTACTCCAAGGAGCTCTACGTTAATGAGACCCACTGCTAGTCAGTTAGCTAAACAAAATAATGCCAG TAAATTCCATATGCAAGCGGACCAAGTTCATGACAAAGGCTTATGTGGGACCCAAGTTCAAGCGGCCAAAAGACAGAAACTTGACGGGGGTCTTCTCCGCAAG GTTGCTGATACAAAGCCTGAGATGACTTTTGTTCACAAGATACCCAAGAAG GATATAACTCTTGATAGAAATTCACAATATACCAGGACAAAGATTACTGTCCCACAGGAGCCTGATTTTGCTACATCGCAGAGGGCACACAGGTTACG CCGCAAGAATGATGAGAACTTAGAACAGGACTCAACTACCATACATAGATTCAAAGCACGTCCATTCAACCGAAAG ATATTTGATGCTCCTTCATTGCCCATCCGGAAAAAGAGTACTCCAAAACCAACAGAGTTCCAA GAATTCCATTTGAAGACTTCAGAAAGGGCTATGCAACATTCTTCAGCAGTAACAACAAGGTCAAGTCAGAGAAATGATGCGTATAAG GGATCAGACAAAACTAATATAACTGATGCACTTGACGGTATTAACAGGGAAAGTAGGAG ACCAAGCGCTATGGATATATCTAAGCATGATGTCTCAGAAGGAAAACACGTTTTTAAAGCTCGTACTCTGAACAAGAAG ATACTTTCAAGCAGAGGAGACATGGGCCTCTTCAAAAATAGCAAGCGAGAAACAACATTTCCTTTG GAGTTTAGTTTTCATTCAGAAAAGAGAGTTCAACCAGATTTACCGACAGACCTTTTCAGCAAG CTCTCCATCAAACCCGAGATCAAGCAAAATAGTGGATCCCGCACAAGATTTCCTCAAGCAAAG GGCTTCAAGGAAAACAGAGTGTACTCTTTCCAAGCAGGGAATGAG GTAACAAGAGTGGCATCTGGAAAAACAGTTTCTTCAGCTGGACATATACAATCTGGTCATAGCGGAATAGTTCCTGAAACAAATCAACAATGGACCGCCAGTAG GAGCTTAGGCATTCGCTGA
- the LOC106301510 gene encoding probable sodium/metabolite cotransporter BASS6, chloroplastic — protein MFHLSAFLSGYFLTGSVFRNAPDSKALQRTLSYETGMQSSLLALALATKFFQDPLVGIPPAISTVVMSLMGFTLVMIWSNEKELSI, from the exons ATGTTTCATCTCTCAGCTTTCCTATCTGGATACTTTCTTACCGGTTCCGTCTTTAGAAACGCTCCAGACTCTAAAGCCTTGCAAAGAACATTGTCCTATGAAACTG GAATGCAGAGCAGTCTTTTGGCTCTAGCGCTGGCGACTAAGTTCTTTCAAGATCCTCTTGTTGGGATTCCTCCTGCAATATCT ACGGTGGTAATGTCATTGATGGGGTTCACACTCGTTATGATATGGTCTAACGAAAAAGAGCTAAGCATTTAA
- the LOC106301635 gene encoding protein TPX2-like isoform X1 — MEMEPMVFEVDLEYEFDAARWFDFTREESPAESQSAEFWFHSAPSYTPSPFVTKLLLGEEIPGDMTEAASTKPEDEDFTVHGGEKDGGIYHHPYLNKTGNGMRFGAFSSQQAHKLKKVPNQPIYIGPTVSNHNHPDKPNFRAKSSIRPTPRSSTLMRPTASQLAKQNNASKFHMQADQVHDKGLCGTQVQAAKRQKLDGGLLRKVADTKPEMTFVHKIPKKDITLDRNSQYTRTKITVPQEPDFATSQRAHRLRRKNDENLEQDSTTIHRFKARPFNRKIFDAPSLPIRKKSTPKPTEFQEFHLKTSERAMQHSSAVTTRSSQRNDAYKGSDKTNITDALDGINRESRRPSAMDISKHDVSEGKHVFKARTLNKKVFTPVKQILSSRGDMGLFKNSKRETTFPLEFSFHSEKRVQPDLPTDLFSKLSIKPEIKQNSGSRTRFPQAKGFKENRVYSFQAGNEVTRVASGKTVSSAGHIQSGHSGIVPETNQQWTASRSLGIR; from the exons ATGGAAATGGAGCCAATGGTGTTTGAGGTTGATCTGGAGTACGAGTTTGATGCAGCTCGGTGGTTCGATTTCACTCGGGAGGAGTCACCGGCGGAGTCTCAGTCCGCCGAGTTCTGGTTTCATTCTGCTCCCTCCTACACCCCCTCTC CTTTCGTGACAAAATTGTTGCTTGGAGAGGAGATTCCTGGTGATATGACCGAGGCTGCCTCCACGAAACCAGAGGATGAAGACTTTACTGTCCATGGTGGTGAGAAGGATGGAGGTATCTATCACCATCCATATTTGAATAAGACTG GAAATGGAATGCGTTTTGGGGCATTTTCATCCCAACAAGCTCATAAGTTGAAGAAAGTTCCAAACCAACCCATATACATAG GGCCAACGGTTAGCAATCACAACCACCCTGATAAACCAAACTTCCGAGCTAAATCAAGCATCAGACCTACTCCAAGGAGCTCTACGTTAATGAGACCCACTGCTAGTCAGTTAGCTAAACAAAATAATGCCAG TAAATTCCATATGCAAGCGGACCAAGTTCATGACAAAGGCTTATGTGGGACCCAAGTTCAAGCGGCCAAAAGACAGAAACTTGACGGGGGTCTTCTCCGCAAG GTTGCTGATACAAAGCCTGAGATGACTTTTGTTCACAAGATACCCAAGAAG GATATAACTCTTGATAGAAATTCACAATATACCAGGACAAAGATTACTGTCCCACAGGAGCCTGATTTTGCTACATCGCAGAGGGCACACAGGTTACG CCGCAAGAATGATGAGAACTTAGAACAGGACTCAACTACCATACATAGATTCAAAGCACGTCCATTCAACCGAAAG ATATTTGATGCTCCTTCATTGCCCATCCGGAAAAAGAGTACTCCAAAACCAACAGAGTTCCAA GAATTCCATTTGAAGACTTCAGAAAGGGCTATGCAACATTCTTCAGCAGTAACAACAAGGTCAAGTCAGAGAAATGATGCGTATAAG GGATCAGACAAAACTAATATAACTGATGCACTTGACGGTATTAACAGGGAAAGTAGGAG ACCAAGCGCTATGGATATATCTAAGCATGATGTCTCAGAAGGAAAACACGTTTTTAAAGCTCGTACTCTGAACAAGAAG GTTTTCACCCCTGTGAAACAGATACTTTCAAGCAGAGGAGACATGGGCCTCTTCAAAAATAGCAAGCGAGAAACAACATTTCCTTTG GAGTTTAGTTTTCATTCAGAAAAGAGAGTTCAACCAGATTTACCGACAGACCTTTTCAGCAAG CTCTCCATCAAACCCGAGATCAAGCAAAATAGTGGATCCCGCACAAGATTTCCTCAAGCAAAG GGCTTCAAGGAAAACAGAGTGTACTCTTTCCAAGCAGGGAATGAG GTAACAAGAGTGGCATCTGGAAAAACAGTTTCTTCAGCTGGACATATACAATCTGGTCATAGCGGAATAGTTCCTGAAACAAATCAACAATGGACCGCCAGTAG GAGCTTAGGCATTCGCTGA
- the LOC106301635 gene encoding protein TPX2-like isoform X3, which produces MEMEPMVFEVDLEYEFDAARWFDFTREESPAESQSAEFWFHSAPSYTPSPFVTKLLLGEEIPGDMTEAASTKPEDEDFTVHGGEKDGGNGMRFGAFSSQQAHKLKKVPNQPIYIGPTVSNHNHPDKPNFRAKSSIRPTPRSSTLMRPTASQLAKQNNASKFHMQADQVHDKGLCGTQVQAAKRQKLDGGLLRKVADTKPEMTFVHKIPKKDITLDRNSQYTRTKITVPQEPDFATSQRAHRLRRKNDENLEQDSTTIHRFKARPFNRKIFDAPSLPIRKKSTPKPTEFQEFHLKTSERAMQHSSAVTTRSSQRNDAYKGSDKTNITDALDGINRESRRPSAMDISKHDVSEGKHVFKARTLNKKVFTPVKQILSSRGDMGLFKNSKRETTFPLEFSFHSEKRVQPDLPTDLFSKLSIKPEIKQNSGSRTRFPQAKGFKENRVYSFQAGNEVTRVASGKTVSSAGHIQSGHSGIVPETNQQWTASRSLGIR; this is translated from the exons ATGGAAATGGAGCCAATGGTGTTTGAGGTTGATCTGGAGTACGAGTTTGATGCAGCTCGGTGGTTCGATTTCACTCGGGAGGAGTCACCGGCGGAGTCTCAGTCCGCCGAGTTCTGGTTTCATTCTGCTCCCTCCTACACCCCCTCTC CTTTCGTGACAAAATTGTTGCTTGGAGAGGAGATTCCTGGTGATATGACCGAGGCTGCCTCCACGAAACCAGAGGATGAAGACTTTACTGTCCATGGTGGTGAGAAGGATGGAG GAAATGGAATGCGTTTTGGGGCATTTTCATCCCAACAAGCTCATAAGTTGAAGAAAGTTCCAAACCAACCCATATACATAG GGCCAACGGTTAGCAATCACAACCACCCTGATAAACCAAACTTCCGAGCTAAATCAAGCATCAGACCTACTCCAAGGAGCTCTACGTTAATGAGACCCACTGCTAGTCAGTTAGCTAAACAAAATAATGCCAG TAAATTCCATATGCAAGCGGACCAAGTTCATGACAAAGGCTTATGTGGGACCCAAGTTCAAGCGGCCAAAAGACAGAAACTTGACGGGGGTCTTCTCCGCAAG GTTGCTGATACAAAGCCTGAGATGACTTTTGTTCACAAGATACCCAAGAAG GATATAACTCTTGATAGAAATTCACAATATACCAGGACAAAGATTACTGTCCCACAGGAGCCTGATTTTGCTACATCGCAGAGGGCACACAGGTTACG CCGCAAGAATGATGAGAACTTAGAACAGGACTCAACTACCATACATAGATTCAAAGCACGTCCATTCAACCGAAAG ATATTTGATGCTCCTTCATTGCCCATCCGGAAAAAGAGTACTCCAAAACCAACAGAGTTCCAA GAATTCCATTTGAAGACTTCAGAAAGGGCTATGCAACATTCTTCAGCAGTAACAACAAGGTCAAGTCAGAGAAATGATGCGTATAAG GGATCAGACAAAACTAATATAACTGATGCACTTGACGGTATTAACAGGGAAAGTAGGAG ACCAAGCGCTATGGATATATCTAAGCATGATGTCTCAGAAGGAAAACACGTTTTTAAAGCTCGTACTCTGAACAAGAAG GTTTTCACCCCTGTGAAACAGATACTTTCAAGCAGAGGAGACATGGGCCTCTTCAAAAATAGCAAGCGAGAAACAACATTTCCTTTG GAGTTTAGTTTTCATTCAGAAAAGAGAGTTCAACCAGATTTACCGACAGACCTTTTCAGCAAG CTCTCCATCAAACCCGAGATCAAGCAAAATAGTGGATCCCGCACAAGATTTCCTCAAGCAAAG GGCTTCAAGGAAAACAGAGTGTACTCTTTCCAAGCAGGGAATGAG GTAACAAGAGTGGCATCTGGAAAAACAGTTTCTTCAGCTGGACATATACAATCTGGTCATAGCGGAATAGTTCCTGAAACAAATCAACAATGGACCGCCAGTAG GAGCTTAGGCATTCGCTGA